GGGCAAGGAAAGCATGGAGCGGTATTTCCGATGTGTGAGATTGACCAGGATGCTTTCGTCCTGGAAGTTGACGAAGTTCAGTACATTGCTCAGGTGTTTCCCCGCGACCTTCCGGCCTGCGCCAAGACGGCCCTGGAGACCAACATTGCGGAAGGAACTGAGGAAATTGTGCACGTTACCCAATAAGCATCCCCCCTCGGTGGTGCAAGGACTGCACGCCCACCATTATACATAATATTTCGCCAATAAAATCTTATTTCTGTGACTCAGAATACATTTCGCTTTTAAGTTGCAAGATTACCGCCGGCGCCGTCCGGCCAGGATGAGGGCGAAGGCCGCCCAGACCGTGAAGAGAGCTCTGAGGGGATATTTTATGCCGTAAACGAGGGGCCAGAGGGAAACCCGTACAATTCTTTTCAGGGGCTCGTGCCTGGCGATGACCCGTGCCAGGGGAGGGGAGAGGCGATAATACAGGCGCACCAGCGCCCGCCCGGGGGGATTCGTGATGAGGACCCTGTCGCGGAACCGCTTGAGAAGGACGACGTCCTTTGCCAGGGGGCTCCCGTATGCGGCCGTGGCGATGAAGCATCCGTCGTTTCCGCCGAAGAAGGTGGAGGCCGAGGCCTGGTTGGAGTAAGACGAGAGCTCTTCCCCTTTCGCAGCCTGCACGCGGTATGTGTAGAGCTTGTCGGGCCCGACGCCGGTATCCGCATAGGAAACGGCATCCGGGCCGGTGAGGGCTACTTCAATGAAATTCTTCTCCCTTGCCTCCTTCCGCTCCAGGCGATACCCGTCCTCCAGGGAGGAGTTGTCGCGCCAGTGAAGGTCGATGCGGGTCGGAGAGGCCGCAGCGGCCGTGAGGCCGCTGGGCGCTACAAGAGGAGTGGCGGAGGTCAGGGCCCTCCCGGCGTTCAGCCTTCCGCCCGTCAGCACCTTGCCCGACAGGCCCGGCACCGCGTCCACCGCACCCAGGATGCTCTCCTTGACCTCCAGGCCCGTGAGCGTCGGCGTCCGGGCAAGGAGAAGGCCGGCCACTCCGGAGACAAAGGGCGCGGCCGCCGAGGTGCCGCTGAGGACTCCAACCGTCCCTCCGGTCTCCGAGATGCACGTGACGGAGACGTCATCGATGTAGACGCCGTCGGCATTGTCCCCCGCGTCGGTGAGGAGGCGGAACCGGACGAAGACCCGGGGCTCTCCCTCCAGGGCCGTGAGGGCGTGGGAGAAGGGATGGAAAGTCGTGGTCGGCAGGCTGTGGCGGGAAAGAAGCACGGAGCCCGAGAACGAGGCGTTATCCGCGGCCTCCACGTCCAGGGCGTCTCCATCGGCGATGTCAAGCCTGACGGCGTACTCCAGTTGGCAGCCGGTCCTGCCCGAAAGGTCAATGGGCGGCGTGTACGCCCAGGTGTCCGTGTTGGGGGCATAAGTGCCACCGGGGCTGTCGGTGAGGCTCCAAGGAGGAGAGTTCACGAATCCCGGCCCTTTCGCGAGCCCCCACGCGCCGGCGGGTACGCTCGTCCAGCCCGCAAGGTCGCCGTCGTCGAAGTCGTCCGCAAACAGGGCGTCGCGCGCGGGCAGGGTGCTCAGGATGTCCGTCCCGGGCGCCCCCAGGTCCACCGAGGCGGGGTCGAAGCTCGAGAACGCAGCCAGCGCGTCGTTCTCATCCGTGGCGGCCACCGAGATGATGCAGGGCAGGTCGTAGCTGGCCGGATAGGTCGGCTCGGCGTTTCCCCTGTTGCCCGCGGCGGCCACGAAGAGGCCGCCCGTCAAGCAGAATTCCTCGATGGCGTCCCTCTCCATCCGGCTGAAGAAAGGGCTTCCATAGCTGGCGTTAATGACACGGGCGCCTTTCTGCCGGGCGTAGTCTATGGCAGAGACGGCGTCGAACACGGAACCCGCTCCCTGGGAGTCCAGGAAGCGCAGGGGCATGATGCTGACGGTCCAGGCCGTGCCGGCTATGTCGATGCGGTTGTTTCCCACCGCTCCCAGAATGCCGGCGACGT
This window of the Nitrospirota bacterium genome carries:
- a CDS encoding S8 family serine peptidase, which gives rise to MMRGSRKFLGLCLLALSILFPSMGMTGGAQDRGRPLATREAPYAPEEVLVKYRKGVPSAVRAMDSTQFGARVAEIHGSGIHRVKLPPGVSVREAVEMFRANRDVEAAEPNYIVRALAAPNDPDFHEQWGLSRIDARGAWSVTTGSADVVIAVLDTGLALAHPDLMGNIWRNPGEIAGNGLDDDGNGLVDDTRGWDFIAESNRPMDHNGHGTHVAGILGAVGNNRIDIAGTAWTVSIMPLRFLDSQGAGSVFDAVSAIDYARQKGARVINASYGSPFFSRMERDAIEEFCLTGGLFVAAAGNRGNAEPTYPASYDLPCIISVAATDENDALAAFSSFDPASVDLGAPGTDILSTLPARDALFADDFDDGDLAGWTSVPAGAWGLAKGPGFVNSPPWSLTDSPGGTYAPNTDTWAYTPPIDLSGRTGCQLEYAVRLDIADGDALDVEAADNASFSGSVLLSRHSLPTTTFHPFSHALTALEGEPRVFVRFRLLTDAGDNADGVYIDDVSVTCISETGGTVGVLSGTSAAAPFVSGVAGLLLARTPTLTGLEVKESILGAVDAVPGLSGKVLTGGRLNAGRALTSATPLVAPSGLTAAAASPTRIDLHWRDNSSLEDGYRLERKEAREKNFIEVALTGPDAVSYADTGVGPDKLYTYRVQAAKGEELSSYSNQASASTFFGGNDGCFIATAAYGSPLAKDVVLLKRFRDRVLITNPPGRALVRLYYRLSPPLARVIARHEPLKRIVRVSLWPLVYGIKYPLRALFTVWAAFALILAGRRRR